The Calliopsis andreniformis isolate RMS-2024a unplaced genomic scaffold, iyCalAndr_principal scaffold0015, whole genome shotgun sequence genome contains a region encoding:
- the LOC143186591 gene encoding uncharacterized protein LOC143186591, which yields MEDVNWQNLTTARLKEMLRERSLSTSGTKNELVARLLEHGGEMDGVFDGAGGGDKETGPTLRDSAQAPELELLRLRLKLVEKEKEMAIREAELAKRELELLRLAPASDELRSTRTEVAAATSEPLRMSITAIAELLSYFDGSEGTFETWTRQFRHLSNVYGLRDDACRILIVSKLRGKALDWFHSRPEYTVMAIETFLEHMSSMFHQRPNRLLARRRFEERTWQRGETFADYLHQKVILANRIPIDGEELIDCIVDGIPDPVLQDQARLQRFRTNADLLEAFGKISLRQKTASATPKGGDPMSRTKGDGPASPATATRRCSNCGDRGHPTSKCPTQNRGRKCFQCNDYGHISRDCPTKKQAPKNVLAVAESAETKFRKDVRVNGCAAVAVLDTGSDVSLIRKSAYFDVGAPPLTNEIIHLRGIGSQEYRTLGKFDAEIMIDDEIREATLHVVENTVLNHGVLLGYDFINAAEWTVRDGTMTLAKRPNTQTIVPEVLYVGHEQERDAIDLSHVKDAKLRKEIETVVREYKPDKSRDVGVTMKIIVKDDEPVYQRPRRLSPSERETVNRQINEWICDGIVQPSLSEYASPVVLVKKKDGTPRLCVDFRQLNAKIVRDRYPLPLIEDQLDFLRDATIYSTLDLRNAFFHVTVEPESRKYTSFVVPDGQYEFLKVPFGLCNSPAVFQRFVNVAFKDLIAERVVLTYIDDLVVPATDYETAKQRLISVLKRASECGLIINWSKCELLKTRVEYLGHVVEGGTVRPWENKAKAVARFPAPTTIKQLQSFLGLAGYFRKFIPEYSTLARPLTRLLKADVPFRFGSEEQNAFQSLKEALLKKPVLRIYWPERETELHTDASIHGYGAILLQRDSEDGAFHPVYYASGMTTAAEQRYPSYELEVMAIVRALKKFRVYLLGIPFKIVTDCRAFALTMRKKDLCVRVARWALLLEEFEYSIEHRPGTAMKHVDALSRNPTLDCLAVESEDSVTARIRKAQERDDDLQKIIQGVNKRGIDGYVTKRGLLLREVDGELRIVVPKEMQTQVTRRAHENGHFSITTTTGLRNV from the coding sequence ATGGAGGACGTGAACTGGCAAAACCTCACCACCGCACGCTTGAAAGAGATGCTGAGGGAGCGATCTCTCTCAACCAGTGGAACGAAGAACGAGCTGGTCGCAAGGTTACTTGAGCACGGCGGCGAGATGGACGGTGTTTTCGATGGAGCTGGTGGAGGTGACAAAGAAACAGGGCCGACACTCCGCGACTCAGCCCAAGCTCCGGAGTTGGAGCTATTGAGGCTGCGACTCAAACTTGTGGAGAAAGAAAAGGAGATGGCCATCCGGGAAGCAGAGCTGGCCAAACGCGAGCTGGAACTTTTGCGACTGGCACCAGCTAGTGACGAACTGCGGTCAACGAGAACGGAGGTTGCAGCCGCGACGTCCGAACCCCTCCGCATGAGCATCACGGCCATTGCGGAGCTCCTGAGTTACTTCGATGGTTCGGAGGGCACGTTCGAGACGTGGACGAGGCAGTTCCGACACCTAAGCAACGTTTACGGTTTGCGAGACGACGCGTGTCGCATTCTCATCGTGTCCAAGCTGCGAGGGAAGGCCCTGGATTGGTTCCATTCTCGACCGGAGTACACGGTAATGGCGATCGAGACCTTTCTGGAACATATGAGTTCCATGTTTCACCAACGACCCAACCGGCTATTGGCGAGGCGACGATTCGAGGAGAGGACGTGGCAGCGGGGAGAAACCTTCGCCGATTACCTCCACCAAAAGGTGATCCTGGCGAACCGCATCCCCATAGACGGAGAGGAACTCATCGACTGCATCGTCGATGGGATACCCGACCCTGTCCTTCAGGACCAGGCGCGCCTCCAAAGGTTCCGGACGAACGCCGATCTGCTGGAAGCGTTCGGCAAGATTTCGCTCAGGCAGAAGACAGCcagcgcaacgcccaagggaggGGACCCGATGTCGAGGACCAAGGGCGATGGGCCAGCGAGCCCAGCGACGGCAACGAGAAGATGCTCCAACTGCGGCGACCGAGGACATCCAACGTCGAAATGTCCCACACAGAACAGAGGTCGTAAGTGctttcagtgtaacgattatggTCACATTTCACGCGATTGCCCGACGAAAAAACAGGCCCCGAAAAACGTCCTCGCTGTCGCGGAATCGGCGGAAACGAAATTCCGAAAAGATGTTCGTGTAAACGGGTGCGCTGCGGTGGCCGTCCTTGACACAGGTAGCGATGTCTCTCTAATTCGGAAAAGCGCATACTTCGACGTCGGGGCACCGCCGCTGACAAACGAAATAATACATCTCCGGGGAATTGGCTCGCAAGAGTATCGGACTCTCGGGAAGTTTGACGCGGAGATCATGATCGACGACGAGATACGCGAAGCTACATTGCACGTTGTAGAAAACACGGTCCTGAATCATGGAGTGTTGCTCGGCTATGATTTCATAAATGCCGCGGAGTGGACGGTAAGAGACGGCACGATGACATTGGCGAAACGGCCGAATACGCAGACTATCGTGCCcgaagttttatacgttggccaCGAACAGGAACGCGACGCGATCGACCTATCTCACGTGAAAGACGCGAAATTACGAAAAGAGATCGAGACGGTCGTTCGCGAGTACAAGCCTGACAAAAGCCGCGACGTCGGGGTAACAATGAAAATTATTGTCAAGGACGACGAGCCGGTGTATCAGCGACCGAGGAGACTATCTCCCTCCGAGAGAGAGACGGTTAATCGGCAAATAAACGAGTGGATATGCGACGGCATAGTACAACCCTCTCTTTCGGAGTATGCAAGCCCAGTGGTTCTTGTTAAAAAGAAGGACGGTACTCCTCGCTTGTGCGTCGATTTCCGACAACTGAATGCTAAAATCGTTCGCGACCGATACCCCCTTCCACTGATCGAGGATCAATTAGATTTTTTACGGGACGCAACCATTTACAGCACGTTAGACTTGCGGAACGCGTTCTTTCACGTCACAGTCGAACCAGAAAGCCGAAAATATACGTCCTTCGTAGTACCCGACGGGCAATACGAATTTCTAAAAGTACCATTCGGCTTATGTAACTCGCCTGCTGTTTTTCAAAGGTTCGTGAACGTTGCGTTTAAAGACCTCATTGCGGAGAGGGTCGTCTTAACGTACATCGACGATTTGGTAGTACCCGCGACAGATTACGAAACCGCCAAGCAACGATTGATAAGCGTCCTTAAACGAGCGTCAGAATGCGGTCTAATAATAAACTGGTCCAAATGCGAACTTTTGAAGACGCGGGTGGAGTACCTCGGACATGTAGTGGAAGGAGGCACGGTGCGCCCTTGGGAAAACAAAGCGAAGGCGGTAGCCCGTTTCCCTGCACCGACGACGATTAAACAATTGCAGAGCTTTCTTGGGCTAGCCGGATACTTCCGGAAATTCATTCCGGAATATTCTACATTGGCGCGTCCACTAACACGACTATTAAAAGCCGATGTGCCCTTCCGGTTCGGGTCGGAAGAGCAGAACGCATTTCAGTCGCTCAAGGAAGCTCTACTCAAGAAACCAGTTCTGCGAATTTACTGGCCCGAGCGGGAAACAGAGCTACACACGGACGCGTCTATACACGGCTACGGGGCAATATTACTACAGCGTGATAGCGAGGACGGTGCGTTTCACCCCGTGTATTACGCGAGCGGGATGACAACAGCAGCGGAACAACGATATCCGAGCTACGAGCTAGAGGTGATGGCAATCGTAAGGGCATTAAAGAAATTCAGGGTTTATTTGCTCGGCATTCCATTCAAAATAGTGACAGATTGTCGGGCATTCGCGTTGACCATGCGGAAAAAAGACCTCTGTGTTCGGGTGGCACGCTGGGCGTTACTGCTCGAGGAATTCGAATACTCGATCGAGCACCGACCCGGAACCGCGATGAAACACGTTGACGCGCTTAGTCGTAATCCCACGTTGGACTGTCTCGCGGTAGAGAGCGAAGATAGCGTTACGGCGCGAATCCGTAAGGCCCAGGAACGCGACGACGACCTACAGAAAATAATACAGGGCGTTAACAAACGAGGAATCGACGGCTACGTGACGAAACGAGGGCTTCTCTTACGCGAAGTAGACGGCGAGTTGCGCATCGTGGTACCTAAGGAAATGCAAACGCAGGTCACTCGCAGGGCACACGAGAACGGACATTTTTCGATCACGACGACAACAGGGTTACGAAACGTCTAA